One genomic window of Monodelphis domestica isolate mMonDom1 chromosome 1, mMonDom1.pri, whole genome shotgun sequence includes the following:
- the LOC100028465 gene encoding olfactory receptor 4F6-like, which yields MDGANDSVVTEFVLVGLSVSWEMNIFLFFFFSLFFVGIVLGNLFIVFTVIFDPHLHSPMYFLLANLSLLDLGLSATTVPRMIADVLSKYRIISFPSCMTQIFFIHVMGGTEMVLLIAMAFDRYTAICKPLHYLTIMSPKTCVCFVVAAWVIGVIHAVSQFIFVINLPFCGPNKVDSFYCDFPRVTKLACADTHTVDYVVTANSGLISMGTFFLLIISYIFILITVSHHSSAGLSKAFSTLSAHITVVFLFFTPCFFVYVWPFPTLSLDKFLIILDFVVTPVLNPAIYTFRNKDMKVAMKRMSRMIIGSKESS from the coding sequence ATGGATGGGGCCAATGATTCTGTGGTGACTGAATTTGTATTGGTGGGGCTTTCTGTTTCTTGGGAGATgaatattttcctgttttttttcttctccttatttTTTGTGGGAATTGTGTTGGGAAATCTATTTATTGTGTTTACTGTGATTTTTGATCCCCATCTACACTCTCCCATGTATTTCCTACTGGCCAACCTCTCCCTTCTTGATCTGGGCTTATCTGCCACCACAGTACCCAGGATGATAGCTGATGTTTTGAGTAAGTACAGAATCATCTCATTCCCAAGTTGTATGACACAGATATTCTTTATTCATGTTATGGGAGGGACTGAAATGGTTCTTCTTATAGCCATGGCCTTTGACAGATACACAGCAATCTGCAAGCCTCTCCATTATCTGACTATTATGAGTCCAAAAACATGTGTTTGCTTTGTAGTGGCTGCCTGGGTCATTGGGGTAATCCACGCTGTGTCTCAGTTTATCTTTGTTATAAACCTGCCTTTTTGTGGCCCTAACAAGGTTGATAGTTTTTATTGTGATTTTCCTCGGGTCACAAAACTTGCCTGTGCAGATACCCATACTGTGGATTATGTGGTCACTGCTAATAGTGGGCTCATATCCATGGGCACCTTCTTCCTGTTGATTATATCCTATATTTTTATCCTGATCACCGTCAGCCATCATTCTTCAGCTGGCCTGTCCAAGGCTTTTTCCACACTGTCAGCTCATATTACAGTGGTATTCTTGTTCTTTACACCATGCTTTTTTGTCTATGTATGGCCATTCCCCACATTGTCATTAGACAAATTTTTGATCATTCTTGACTTTGTTGTCACCCCTGTCTTGAATCCTGCCATCTATACATTTAGAAATAAGGATATGAAAGTGGCAATGAAGAGAATGAGTAGGATGATTATAGGTTCTAAGGAATCTTCTTGA
- the LOC100028478 gene encoding olfactory receptor 4F6-like — MDGVNNSVVNEFVLLGLSASWEMKILLFFFFSVFFVGIMFGNLFIVFTVIFDPHLHSPMYFLLANLSLIDLGLSATTVPRMIVDLFSECNIVISFPGCMTQMFFIHVMGGTEMVLLIVMAYDRYTAICKPLHYLTIMNPKMCICFVVTAWIVGVIHAISQFVFVINLPFCGPNKVESFYCDFPRVIKLACIDTYSLEFVVIANSGFISIGTFFLLIISYIFILASVRQHSVGDLSKAFFTLSAHITVVILFFGPCMFLYVWPFPTLSLDKFFAIVDFVVTPVLNPAIYTLRNKDMKMAMRRLSSQIVSSRETL, encoded by the coding sequence ATGGATGGAGTAAATAATTCTGTGGTAAATGAGTTTGTCCTTTTGGGTCTCTCTGCTTCTTGGGAGATGAAgattctactcttttttttcttctctgtgtttTTTGTGGGAATCATGTTTGGAAACCTCTTCATTGTATTCACTGTGATTTTTGACCCTCATTTACACTCCCCCATGTATTTCTTGTTGGCCAATCTTTCTCTCATTGACCTGGGTCTGTCTGCTACCACAGTACCAAGGATGATAGTGGACCTTTTCAGTGAATGTAATATAGTCATCTCCTTCCCAGGTTGCATGACACAGATGTTCTTTATCCATGTCATGGGAGGAACTGAGATGGTTCTGCTCATAGTCATGGCATATGACAGATATACAGCAATTTGTAAGCCTCTCCACTATTTGACAATTATGAATCCAAAAATGTGTATTTGCTTTGTAGTGACTGCCTGGATAGTTGGAGTGATCCATGCGATCTCTCagtttgtttttgttataaatttgcCTTTCTGTGGTCCAAATAAAGTGGAGAGCTTTTATTGTGACTTTCCTCGGGTCATAAAACTTGCGTGCATAGACACCTATAGCCTGGAGTTTGTGGTTATAGCCAATAGTGGTTTTATCTCCATTGGGACTTTTTTCCTATTGATTATCTCCTACATTTTCATCCTGGCCTCTGTTCGACAACATTCTGTCGGTGATTTGTCCAAAGCCTTCTTTACTTTGTCAGCTCACATCACTgtggtgattttattttttggtccaTGCATGTTTCTTTATGTGTGGCCATTTCCTACATTGTCACTTGATAAATTCTTTGCTATTGTTGACTTTGTTGTCACCCCTGTCTTGAATCCTGCTATCTATACATTAAGGAACAAGGATATGAagatggcaatgaggagactgagcAGCCAGATTGTGAGTTCTAGGGAGACTTTGTGA